The following coding sequences are from one Pirellulales bacterium window:
- a CDS encoding EVE domain-containing protein, which translates to MPQQKPAGQCWLLKTEPGKFSIQDLAKSKNQTTFWNGVRNYQARNYLRDQLRPGDRVLLYHSNTEPNAVVGTATVVREGYPDHSAFDRGDRYFDPKSNREQPTWYMVDVKLVEIFPRAISLAELRGQPALAEMELLRRGSRLSVQPVRASEYAAIVKLAHSESAAPAIPAAPPAKTKRAPARATAGKAQRKTTTRRTK; encoded by the coding sequence ATGCCGCAGCAAAAACCAGCCGGCCAGTGCTGGCTGCTCAAAACCGAGCCAGGGAAATTCTCGATCCAAGACTTGGCCAAGAGCAAGAACCAGACCACTTTTTGGAACGGGGTACGCAATTATCAGGCCCGCAACTACCTGCGCGACCAGCTTCGCCCGGGCGACCGCGTGCTGTTGTACCACTCGAACACCGAGCCAAACGCCGTGGTGGGGACGGCCACGGTGGTGCGCGAGGGATATCCGGATCACAGCGCGTTTGATCGCGGCGATCGCTACTTTGATCCCAAGTCGAACCGCGAGCAGCCCACCTGGTACATGGTGGACGTGAAGCTGGTGGAGATTTTTCCGCGCGCAATCTCGCTGGCCGAACTGCGCGGCCAGCCGGCGCTGGCGGAGATGGAGCTATTGCGGCGCGGCTCGCGGCTATCGGTGCAACCGGTCCGCGCCAGCGAGTACGCAGCGATTGTGAAGCTGGCGCATAGCGAGAGCGCGGCGCCGGCGATCCCAGCCGCGCCCCCGGCGAAGACCAAACGGGCGCCAGCGCGCGCCACTGCGGGCAAGGCCCAGCGCAAGACCACCACGCGGCGGACGAAATGA
- a CDS encoding PDZ domain-containing protein — MSLEHWKQQATWAAMVGAILLTGAAAQAESDDAKEDHQTKRVHVETEAAHRYWIGLAVRPAEPALRAQLKLGDEGLLVDRVAPESPADKADIEQGDILLKAGDKSLQQLGDLVEAVANSEGKAISLSLLRAGERKSVDVTPAKRDDEDDDADRPMPGEGEDIDVRRLIGRAREMAPQLADRLARDFIVMRPGMPIEIELPADMKVTIEKEGDKPGKVTVKRGDKTWEVTDKTLGELPDEARAFVEAYLGKIPSPPLPPELKGLFEGRVPLPPPGVIPPPEEVEEHLRREGARIERRLGEEALPRLRDLQDRLRDVERRVEERLRDVEKRVESIDSQDQDAAHDDKAHGDKQDHSKKDGDNKDSDNEQEGNADKA; from the coding sequence ATGAGTCTTGAACATTGGAAGCAGCAAGCGACCTGGGCCGCGATGGTGGGCGCCATTCTGCTCACCGGCGCCGCCGCGCAGGCCGAGAGCGACGACGCGAAAGAAGATCATCAGACGAAGCGGGTCCACGTCGAAACCGAAGCGGCTCACCGCTATTGGATTGGCTTGGCGGTGCGCCCCGCCGAGCCCGCGCTGCGCGCGCAACTCAAGTTGGGAGACGAGGGGCTCTTGGTCGATCGCGTCGCGCCCGAAAGTCCCGCCGACAAGGCCGACATTGAACAAGGCGACATCCTGCTCAAGGCGGGCGACAAGAGCTTGCAACAACTCGGCGACCTCGTCGAGGCGGTGGCCAATTCGGAAGGCAAGGCCATCTCGCTTTCTTTGCTGCGCGCAGGAGAGAGAAAGTCCGTCGATGTGACCCCCGCCAAGCGCGATGACGAGGACGACGACGCCGACCGGCCCATGCCCGGCGAAGGGGAAGATATCGACGTGCGGCGCTTGATTGGCCGCGCCCGTGAAATGGCGCCGCAACTCGCCGACCGTCTGGCCCGCGACTTCATCGTCATGCGGCCCGGAATGCCCATCGAGATCGAACTGCCCGCCGATATGAAGGTGACCATCGAGAAAGAAGGCGACAAGCCGGGCAAGGTGACAGTGAAACGTGGCGACAAGACCTGGGAAGTCACCGACAAGACCTTGGGCGAACTGCCCGACGAGGCGCGCGCCTTTGTCGAGGCCTACCTGGGCAAGATCCCCAGCCCGCCGCTGCCGCCGGAGCTGAAAGGCTTGTTCGAGGGGCGCGTGCCGTTGCCGCCGCCGGGGGTGATTCCGCCGCCGGAAGAAGTCGAAGAGCATCTGCGCCGCGAAGGGGCGCGGATCGAGCGCCGTCTGGGCGAAGAGGCGCTGCCGCGGCTACGCGATCTGCAAGACCGGCTCCGCGACGTGGAGCGGCGCGTCGAAGAACGCTTGCGCGACGTGGAGAAACGCGTCGAGTCGATCGACTCACAGGACCAGGACGCCGCACACGACGACAAGGCTCACGGCGATAAGCAGGACCATTCGAAGAAGGATGGCGACAACAAGGACAGTGACAACGAGCAGGAGGGCAACGCCGACAAGGCGTAA
- a CDS encoding sigma-70 family RNA polymerase sigma factor, whose product METADHDGRADSERPTIDWPAELARHDRWLRTVVAARLRERAAVDEVLQEVRVAALAQRSPLRDADRIAPWLYRLAVLQSLVYRRGRGRSRKLAAGYAMRAEHAGREPLDPLDWLMADERRQLVREALAELPRRDTEILLLKYTENWSYHEIAAHLGTSHSAVEARLHRARTRLRERLAATCAIET is encoded by the coding sequence ATGGAGACGGCGGACCACGACGGCCGAGCCGACAGCGAGCGCCCAACCATCGACTGGCCAGCCGAACTGGCTCGCCATGATCGTTGGCTGCGCACGGTGGTCGCTGCGCGCCTGCGCGAGCGGGCCGCGGTCGACGAGGTGCTGCAAGAAGTTCGCGTGGCGGCGCTGGCCCAACGCTCCCCACTGCGCGACGCCGATCGTATTGCCCCCTGGCTCTATCGGCTGGCGGTGTTGCAATCGCTGGTGTATCGCCGCGGGCGAGGTCGGTCGCGCAAGCTCGCCGCCGGGTACGCCATGCGAGCAGAGCACGCGGGGCGCGAACCGCTCGACCCGCTCGATTGGCTCATGGCCGACGAGCGACGCCAACTGGTGCGCGAGGCGCTGGCCGAATTGCCGCGTCGCGACACGGAGATTTTACTCCTCAAATATACGGAGAACTGGAGTTACCACGAAATTGCCGCCCATCTCGGCACCAGTCATAGCGCGGTCGAAGCCCGATTGCACCGCGCGCGAACTCGGCTCCGCGAACGATTGGCGGCGACCTGCGCGATTGAGACCTGA